A region from the Sphingomonas flavescens genome encodes:
- a CDS encoding TolC family protein — protein sequence MSKPLDLNAVSLITVVANPDLRAQRARAGVSEAQAFDARLLPDPSVGFEFDKILSGPDHLSSLLASVVQEINALRTRHVRVEGAKEAARQVRLDLAWAEWQTAGQARIQSVRIRSLARALAVGEARNDSARSLLERILRASGRGDLPGDQVQTARVSALDAAQQLRATQKDAWAASYELTKLLGLPPDTPIALADPALPPPPPPSERLFQIAQAQRMDLQALRAGYASQEAAVHLAVLEQFPKLELTVNANRDTSGNKLVGGAVNFTVPAWNGNRGKIAIETATRSALKAEFENRIFQTRAEIAAAVNGLDLAWRQRSQLVVDLPGIRRFADASERAASRGDLALSAAQAARDTVRDKELALIQVEQAIQEQTIALELLTGVPLEDWIK from the coding sequence TTGTCGAAGCCGCTGGACCTCAACGCGGTTTCGCTGATCACCGTCGTCGCCAATCCAGATCTTCGAGCACAACGGGCACGGGCGGGAGTGAGCGAGGCGCAGGCTTTCGACGCGCGCCTGCTGCCTGATCCTTCCGTTGGGTTTGAGTTCGATAAAATTCTTTCGGGCCCGGACCACCTGTCGAGCCTGCTCGCCTCCGTGGTGCAGGAGATCAATGCGCTCCGCACCAGGCATGTTCGTGTCGAAGGCGCGAAAGAGGCTGCACGGCAAGTGCGCCTCGACCTTGCCTGGGCTGAATGGCAAACGGCGGGTCAGGCTCGCATCCAGTCCGTGCGCATTCGTAGCCTCGCCCGTGCGCTTGCAGTCGGCGAAGCGCGAAATGACAGCGCTCGCAGCCTCTTGGAACGGATCCTGAGAGCTTCCGGGCGGGGTGACCTTCCAGGCGATCAGGTGCAAACGGCGCGAGTTTCTGCGCTCGACGCAGCACAACAGCTACGAGCGACGCAGAAGGATGCGTGGGCGGCCAGTTATGAGCTTACGAAGCTACTCGGCCTGCCGCCCGATACGCCGATCGCGTTGGCTGACCCGGCGCTCCCGCCGCCTCCTCCACCTTCAGAGCGGTTGTTCCAAATTGCTCAGGCTCAGCGGATGGACTTGCAGGCGCTCCGCGCGGGGTATGCATCCCAGGAAGCTGCCGTGCATCTCGCGGTTCTTGAGCAGTTCCCGAAGCTCGAACTGACGGTCAACGCAAATCGAGACACGAGCGGCAACAAACTGGTCGGTGGTGCTGTCAATTTCACGGTGCCGGCATGGAACGGGAATCGCGGGAAGATCGCGATCGAAACCGCAACGCGCTCGGCGCTAAAGGCAGAGTTCGAGAACCGCATATTCCAGACTCGCGCCGAGATCGCGGCTGCGGTCAACGGCCTTGACCTTGCCTGGCGCCAGCGCTCGCAATTAGTTGTCGATCTGCCCGGTATTCGTCGTTTCGCCGACGCAAGCGAGCGTGCCGCCAGTCGCGGCGACCTAGCCCTTTCAGCTGCGCAGGCAGCGCGAGACACCGTTCGGGACAAGGAACTCGCCCTGATCCAGGTCGAGCAAGCCATTCAGGAGCAAACCATTGCGCTGGAGTTGCTGACCGGCGTTCCGCTGGAGGATTGGATCAAGTGA
- a CDS encoding DUF2924 domain-containing protein yields MIDSLNDELAALRRASRKQLTDRWRELYKAAPPAAFTPDLLARGISWRLQERVLGSLSSTARQMLGSGGERPGQRSSPRMTLRPGNRLVRRWRGRTYVVEVTEAGLVYDGERHSSLSVIAGKITGTRWSGPKFFGLVK; encoded by the coding sequence GTGATCGACAGTCTTAACGACGAGCTGGCTGCGCTCCGGCGCGCCAGCCGCAAGCAACTGACCGACCGGTGGCGCGAGCTTTACAAGGCCGCGCCGCCAGCGGCGTTCACGCCCGACCTCCTCGCGCGTGGGATCTCCTGGCGGTTGCAGGAACGGGTGCTCGGCAGCTTGTCGAGTACTGCTCGGCAGATGCTCGGCTCAGGCGGTGAGCGACCGGGCCAGCGATCCTCGCCTCGCATGACCCTCCGCCCCGGCAATCGCCTCGTCCGCCGCTGGCGCGGCCGCACTTACGTGGTCGAGGTGACCGAGGCTGGACTGGTTTATGACGGAGAGCGACATTCCTCGCTCAGCGTCATCGCGGGCAAGATCACCGGGACCCGCTGGTCCGGCCCCAAATTCTTCGGGCTGGTCAAATGA
- a CDS encoding DUF3489 domain-containing protein: MTDQTIAATNVKQKTAKSRATRKGKAKLSTAQASASKPSLRKGPSDPTPATKKPTKRDQLAAMLLRDEGATIDDMTAATGWLPHTVRAAITGLKKLGYAIDSDKIDGLRTYRAVEPK, translated from the coding sequence ATGACCGATCAGACAATCGCCGCCACGAACGTCAAGCAGAAAACGGCTAAGTCGCGCGCGACCCGCAAGGGAAAGGCAAAGCTCAGCACCGCGCAGGCAAGCGCTTCGAAGCCAAGCTTGCGCAAGGGCCCGTCCGATCCAACCCCAGCAACCAAAAAGCCAACCAAGCGCGATCAGCTCGCTGCCATGCTGCTGCGCGATGAGGGCGCGACGATCGACGACATGACCGCTGCTACTGGCTGGCTCCCGCACACGGTGCGAGCGGCGATCACTGGCCTTAAGAAGCTCGGCTACGCAATCGACAGCGACAAGATCGATGGGCTGCGGACGTACCGAGCGGTCGAACCCAAGTGA